A stretch of DNA from Chitinispirillum alkaliphilum:
CACCCAAATTATCAATGCTTCCTGATCACTTACGGGTATTATTCCGGAAGTCAAAAAAAAAGTTTGTCTATTAACCTTTAGCTCTTTCGGGGAAATTGGGAAAACAATGGATTCTTCATCGGACACACAGTACGCAATCAACATAAAAGGGCTTCACAAATCTTTTGGAAAGCTTAAGGTTCTCGAAGGAGTAGATTTTGGAGTTAAAAGGGGAGAAGTTGTTGCACTTCTTGGCCCCAACGGCTCTGGGAAAACAACAATAGTACGGATCCTTTCCACTTTGCTTAAAGCCGATAGAGGAGATATCAGCGTAGGCGGCTATGATGTTGTCAGAGAGGGTGAGAAAGTACGATCTGTAATCGGTCTCACAGGGCAATACGCAGCAGTTGACGAATATCTTACCGCCAGAGAGAACCTGAGAATGATGGGTCGTCTGTATCATCTTAACAGAAAGCTTACCGATTCCCGCACCGAGCAATTACTCAAACAGTTTGACCTGATGGATGCAGCCAACCGGTATGTAAAGACCTACTCGGGAGGTATGCGCAGGCGGCTTGATCTGGCCGTAAGCCTTATAGCCACCCCGCCCATACTGTTTCTTGACGAACCAACGACTGCACTTGACCCGCGCAGCAGAGTTGAGATGTGGAATATTGTCGAAGAGCTGGTCAGAGGAGGAACCACAATTCTGCTTACCACACAACATCTGGAGGAAGCTGACAGGCTGGCTGACAGAATTATCGTGATAAATAAGGGCCGGGTGATAGCACAGGGAACAGCAGACCAACTCAAAAGATCGGTAGGTACGGAAAAAATCCATTTCACCTTTGCCCATATAAATGACCTCAGAAAAGCCTCCATGCTTATTGAAAAAACTGAACACACCACCGATGAGAAACAGAAAAGTTTATTGGTCAGCAACAAACAGGGTATCAGGATGCTCAAGGATCTGCTACAGAAATTTGAGCATGAACAAATAAATGTCACAGGGCTGGCCTGCAGTAAACCAACTCTGGATGATGTATTCATAAAATTGACAGGGCAAAAAGCTGCCCAAGAAAAAAACGACAACTCCAATTTTCATTCACAGGAATAAAAATGTCTGAACAATCGATACAGAACAAATTCTACTGGTTAATGAGTGACTTTGCCGTGCTCACCAAACGAAGTGCTGTCTATATACTCAGGAATTTGGATCAGGCACTGTCGACACTGTTTACCCCAATTATGTTTCTTCTCCTTTTCCGATACGTATTTGGTGAAGCAATAGAAACTCCGGGAATCCCCTATGTGGATTTTCTTTTTGCGGGAATACTGGTCCAGACAATCGCTTTTGGCTCCACTTATACAGCTATAGGAGTCACTACAGATATCCGAAGAGGCATAGTAGACAGATTTAAAAGCCTGCCAATGGCAAATTCTGCTCTGCTTGTGGGACACACCGTTACAGATCTTATTCGAAACACTATTTCAACTGTTATCATGATACTTGCGGGACTCGTGGTAGGGTTCAGACCTACTGCCAATGTGTATGAATGGATATTGACCTTTGCAATTCTTATGCTTTTTACCTTCGCAATGTCATGGCTCTCTGCAATCATGGGGCTTGTGTCAAAATCAATTGAAGGTGTGCAGTGGATAACCTTTGTGGTGGTTTTCCCTATTACCTTCATAAGCAGCGCCTTTGTTCCTACTGAAACCATGGTCCCGGGGCTTAGAGCCTTTGCCGAAAATCAGCCAATTACCCATGTGATAGAAGCGGTAAGGGCGCTAACAATCGGCACACCCTTAAGAAATCACGGATGGCTTGCAATACTGTGGTCAGTGGGAATTCTGATCTCTTCCTACATTGTGGCTGTGTACCTCTTTAACCGAAAGACAACAGCCATATAAAATTGTTACCCACTCAGGGATTTTAAAATAACCAAAGATAATCTGGAGAGGAAAAGCTGAGACTGTCTCAAATTAAAAGGATGGTTTTGACGGCTTCCGCTCAGAATTCATTACTCCTTTTTAAAACAAAGAACACTTCGACTCTCGATTAGAAATCGGGACGCTCCGTGCGAGCGGAAAAAAAACCGGACCCAAAGTCCGAATTTCCCTACCGGGGTTAGAGACCTTACCAATATTAATAAAGACAGAAAAAATTGCATGGAAAACAGGATGATCTGGATGGTCGAGGTAATTTGCAGATTACAACTGTCTACGCCCCCCTGCTGTTTCACCTTAAAACAGAGTGAAACGCCTTTTTGTTTCAAAACTAAACAAGGCTAACTCCTTACCCCGCAAAGAATTAGCCTAAGGGCGCAATTTTTCCTTTTGGCACACCCCTTGCATATAATAGCGATTGAAAAAACATCACACAAAAACCTAAAAAGGAGGTTCACTATGAACGGAATCATCAGATACTCAGCCCCCGTTAACACACTTTCTGACTGGATCGACAACTTCTTTGCAGACACAGGGTTTGAATCTCCAAATCGTCAGCTTGCAAAGGGAACATGGCCTAGGGTAGATGTCTCCGAAGATGAGGAAAATTACAGGCTTCACGCCGATCTGCCCGGTATGGACAAAAAGGATATAAACATCAGAATCGAAAACGGAGTACTCTATATGGAAGGAGAAAAGAAGGAGGAGGTTAAAAGAGAAAAAGGCCGGTATACTCATCTGGAAAGAAACTTCGGAAAATTCTCAAGATCTTTCACACTTCCGGAAGAAATCGATCAGGAGCGGATTGAGGGAAAAATGGAAAACGGAGTTCTGGAGCTTGTATTGCCAAAGAATGAAAAAGCCAAACCAAAGAAACTCCAGATCAAGATAAACTAAAAACCACCCGAACAGGGGAGTCCCGCAAAAAGGGGACTCCCTGCCACTATTCTCCGGTTACCTGCACCCGGACTTTTCTGTTTCTTGCCCTGTTATCATGATCGATAATCACTATCTGCTGCCAGGTCCCAAGTGTCATTGACCCATTTACCACAGGCACCGTGATCCCCGGCCCCATAAGTGTTGCTCTCATGTGGGAAAATCCATTGTCATC
This window harbors:
- a CDS encoding ABC transporter, ATP-binding protein, which produces MDSSSDTQYAINIKGLHKSFGKLKVLEGVDFGVKRGEVVALLGPNGSGKTTIVRILSTLLKADRGDISVGGYDVVREGEKVRSVIGLTGQYAAVDEYLTARENLRMMGRLYHLNRKLTDSRTEQLLKQFDLMDAANRYVKTYSGGMRRRLDLAVSLIATPPILFLDEPTTALDPRSRVEMWNIVEELVRGGTTILLTTQHLEEADRLADRIIVINKGRVIAQGTADQLKRSVGTEKIHFTFAHINDLRKASMLIEKTEHTTDEKQKSLLVSNKQGIRMLKDLLQKFEHEQINVTGLACSKPTLDDVFIKLTGQKAAQEKNDNSNFHSQE
- a CDS encoding ABC transporter, permease protein; the protein is MSEQSIQNKFYWLMSDFAVLTKRSAVYILRNLDQALSTLFTPIMFLLLFRYVFGEAIETPGIPYVDFLFAGILVQTIAFGSTYTAIGVTTDIRRGIVDRFKSLPMANSALLVGHTVTDLIRNTISTVIMILAGLVVGFRPTANVYEWILTFAILMLFTFAMSWLSAIMGLVSKSIEGVQWITFVVVFPITFISSAFVPTETMVPGLRAFAENQPITHVIEAVRALTIGTPLRNHGWLAILWSVGILISSYIVAVYLFNRKTTAI
- a CDS encoding Heat shock protein Hsp20 yields the protein MNGIIRYSAPVNTLSDWIDNFFADTGFESPNRQLAKGTWPRVDVSEDEENYRLHADLPGMDKKDINIRIENGVLYMEGEKKEEVKREKGRYTHLERNFGKFSRSFTLPEEIDQERIEGKMENGVLELVLPKNEKAKPKKLQIKIN